From the genome of Bacillus horti, one region includes:
- the wecB gene encoding non-hydrolyzing UDP-N-acetylglucosamine 2-epimerase translates to MSKKVKVMSIFGTRPEAIKMAPLVHELKKHEDKIDSIVVVTAQHREMLDQVLAIFAIEPDFDLNVMQSRQSLTDIFTRALQGLDQIMKDEKPDIVLVHGDTSTTFIGSLAAFYNQIAVGHVEAGLRTHNKFSPYPEEMNRQLTGVLTDLHFAPTSQAAEHLLLENKSKDRIFITGNTAIDALKTTVKESYKHEVLEQVGTSRMILVTAHRRENLGQPMRQMFRAIKRLVLEHEDIQVVYPVHLNPAVQEVAQELLGDHPRIHLISPLDAIDFHNFASRAYMILTDSGGVQEEAPSLGVPVLVLRDTTERPEGIAAGTLKLAGTEEENVYLLAQELLTNEAEYQSMAQASNPYGDGEASRRIVEAILYHFKYRSERPEEFFVD, encoded by the coding sequence ATGTCTAAAAAAGTAAAAGTGATGTCCATTTTTGGTACCAGACCAGAAGCAATAAAGATGGCTCCACTTGTGCATGAGCTTAAAAAGCATGAGGATAAGATTGATTCGATTGTTGTGGTCACGGCTCAGCACCGTGAAATGCTTGATCAGGTGCTAGCTATTTTTGCTATTGAACCTGATTTCGACCTGAATGTCATGCAAAGTAGACAGTCCTTAACCGATATCTTCACTCGAGCTTTGCAGGGCTTAGATCAGATTATGAAGGACGAAAAACCAGATATTGTTTTAGTACATGGTGATACGTCAACGACGTTTATCGGGAGCTTGGCGGCTTTCTATAATCAGATTGCTGTAGGTCATGTGGAGGCAGGTCTTAGAACACACAATAAATTCTCGCCATACCCTGAGGAAATGAATCGTCAGCTGACAGGGGTATTAACAGATTTACATTTTGCTCCAACGAGTCAGGCAGCAGAGCACTTACTACTTGAAAATAAATCGAAGGATCGTATTTTCATAACAGGTAATACAGCAATTGACGCTCTAAAAACAACGGTTAAAGAGTCTTACAAGCATGAAGTGCTAGAACAGGTAGGGACGTCTAGAATGATTCTGGTGACAGCTCACCGCCGTGAGAATCTTGGTCAGCCAATGAGACAAATGTTCAGAGCCATCAAAAGGCTAGTATTAGAGCATGAGGATATTCAGGTCGTCTATCCAGTCCACCTTAACCCTGCTGTGCAGGAGGTGGCCCAAGAGCTGCTAGGAGATCACCCGCGTATTCACCTGATCTCACCGTTAGATGCGATTGATTTTCACAACTTTGCTTCTAGGGCGTATATGATCCTCACTGATTCTGGGGGTGTACAGGAGGAAGCTCCTTCTTTAGGTGTACCTGTACTTGTTTTAAGAGACACAACTGAACGTCCTGAAGGGATTGCAGCAGGAACCTTAAAGCTAGCTGGAACAGAGGAAGAAAACGTCTACCTGCTTGCTCAAGAACTGCTTACCAATGAAGCAGAATATCAGTCGATGGCTCAGGCATCGAATCCATATGGCGATGGAGAAGCGTCAAGGAGAATTGTAGAAGCTATTTTATATCATTTTAAGTATCGTTCAGAAAGACCAGAGGAATTTTTTGTAGATTAG
- the upp gene encoding uracil phosphoribosyltransferase, protein MSKVYVFDHPLIQHKLTYIRDKQTGTKEFRELVDEVSALMAYEITRELPLREVEVETPVATCKAYKLEGKKLGLVPILRAGLGMVDGILKLIPAAKVGHVGLYRDPETLEPVEYYVKLPNDVSERDFIVIDPMLATGGSAVAAIQSLKNRGAVSMKLMCLIAAPEGVQKVQEEHPDVDIYVAGVDEKLNDHGYIVPGLGDAGDRLYGTK, encoded by the coding sequence ATGAGTAAGGTATACGTATTCGACCATCCGCTAATTCAACATAAGCTAACGTATATTAGAGATAAACAAACAGGGACAAAGGAATTTCGGGAGCTTGTTGATGAAGTATCAGCACTAATGGCCTATGAAATCACAAGAGAACTTCCTCTTAGAGAGGTGGAAGTTGAGACTCCAGTAGCGACCTGCAAAGCATACAAGCTAGAAGGGAAAAAGCTAGGCTTAGTCCCTATTCTTAGAGCTGGTCTTGGAATGGTAGACGGTATTCTGAAGCTTATTCCTGCGGCAAAGGTTGGACATGTAGGCTTATACCGCGATCCAGAAACATTAGAGCCAGTAGAATATTACGTAAAGCTTCCAAATGACGTAAGCGAAAGAGATTTCATTGTGATTGACCCTATGCTAGCGACAGGTGGCTCTGCTGTAGCAGCGATTCAATCCCTGAAAAATAGGGGAGCTGTAAGCATGAAGCTGATGTGTTTAATTGCGGCTCCTGAAGGGGTACAAAAAGTGCAGGAGGAGCACCCAGACGTTGATATTTATGTGGCTGGGGTTGATGAGAAGCTGAACGATCATGGCTACATTGTTCCAGGTCTAGGGGATGCTGGAGATCGTTTATACGGTACAAAATAA